The following are encoded together in the Fodinibius salinus genome:
- a CDS encoding DUF4129 domain-containing protein, with product MQPSVLGAQQTIQTDSTAVEVRQPAQEDWAEYSNDEAFNYGRTPKEEQSLLNKIKSWIGEQLNKFFSNATIRGLLKILLYVLFGGLIILLINQYLKGNLRQLFAGSTAERPQEFSINQAENETHNWDRLVTKAIDNQQYRLAIRYLYQQKLHQLQQGGYIEWKQNKTNHDYLHEIKESRLRNLFREVTRYYEFTEYGGFSISGDDFKHMHSRFKEMTTQMQSVE from the coding sequence TACAGCGGTAGAGGTACGGCAACCTGCACAAGAAGATTGGGCGGAATATAGTAATGACGAAGCATTTAATTATGGGCGAACACCTAAAGAAGAACAATCACTGCTGAATAAAATTAAAAGCTGGATTGGCGAACAGCTCAATAAATTTTTTAGTAATGCTACCATCCGCGGTTTACTAAAAATACTTTTATATGTGCTGTTTGGCGGTCTTATCATCCTTTTGATAAACCAATACCTAAAAGGAAATCTCCGGCAACTTTTTGCAGGTAGCACGGCTGAGCGTCCCCAAGAATTTAGTATCAACCAAGCTGAAAATGAAACACACAATTGGGACCGGCTGGTCACCAAGGCTATTGATAACCAACAATACCGGTTAGCTATTCGATATTTATACCAGCAGAAACTACATCAACTGCAACAAGGTGGGTATATAGAATGGAAACAAAATAAAACCAACCACGATTATCTTCACGAAATTAAGGAATCACGATTGCGTAATCTATTTCGTGAAGTTACCCGCTACTATGAATTTACCGAGTACGGCGGCTTTTCAATTTCTGGTGATGATTTTAAACATATGCACAGCCGATTTAAAGAAATGACAACACAAATGCAGTCTGTAGAGTGA